In a genomic window of Mycolicibacter heraklionensis:
- a CDS encoding DNA polymerase domain-containing protein, with product MAGGMSLEVAGHRVVVTHPNKVVFPGGPGSTPRTKIELIRYYLSVADGALRGVAGRPMILKRFVDGIGAEAIFQKRAPANRPDWVSVAELRYASGRSAHEVVVDDAAGLAWVINLGCVDLNPHPVLAGDLEHPDELRVDLDPMPGVGWPEIVEVTLLARDVLADHGLTAWPKTSGSRGMHIYARIAPRWEFGQVRLAAQAVAREIERRAPQLATSRWWKEERHGVFVDFNQNAKDRTVASAYSVRATADARVSTPLHWDEVIDADPASFTLDTVPDRFAQIGDPWAGMNDTAGGLESLLELAEAQGPAEKAPRGARKSVDGRRTSPLPLIEIARTKTRDEAMAALDVWRQRHATAAKQLAPEDVLLDGMRGPSSIWYRVRINLQHVEEAQRPPQEELISDYSPWNNRPS from the coding sequence ATGGCCGGCGGGATGTCGCTGGAGGTTGCGGGACACCGGGTGGTGGTCACCCACCCGAACAAGGTGGTGTTCCCAGGTGGACCAGGCTCCACCCCCCGGACCAAGATCGAGCTGATTCGCTACTACCTGTCGGTGGCCGACGGCGCGCTGCGCGGGGTGGCCGGCCGGCCGATGATCCTCAAACGCTTCGTCGACGGCATCGGCGCCGAGGCCATCTTCCAGAAGCGGGCACCAGCCAACCGCCCGGATTGGGTCTCGGTCGCCGAGCTGCGCTACGCGTCGGGCCGGTCGGCGCACGAGGTCGTCGTCGACGACGCGGCCGGGCTGGCCTGGGTGATCAACCTGGGCTGTGTGGACCTCAACCCGCACCCGGTGCTCGCCGGCGACCTTGAGCATCCCGACGAGCTGCGGGTCGACCTCGATCCGATGCCGGGAGTCGGCTGGCCGGAGATCGTCGAGGTGACACTGCTGGCCCGCGACGTACTGGCCGATCACGGGCTGACCGCCTGGCCGAAGACGTCCGGCTCGCGCGGCATGCACATCTACGCACGGATCGCACCGCGGTGGGAGTTCGGTCAGGTGCGGCTGGCGGCACAGGCGGTGGCCCGCGAGATCGAGCGGCGCGCACCGCAGTTGGCCACCAGCCGGTGGTGGAAAGAGGAGCGGCACGGCGTCTTCGTGGACTTCAACCAGAACGCCAAGGACCGCACGGTCGCCTCGGCGTACTCGGTGCGGGCCACCGCTGACGCCCGGGTGTCGACGCCGTTGCATTGGGACGAGGTTATCGACGCCGACCCGGCGTCGTTCACGCTGGACACCGTGCCGGACCGCTTCGCGCAGATCGGCGACCCCTGGGCAGGCATGAACGACACCGCCGGCGGGTTGGAGTCGCTGCTGGAACTGGCCGAAGCGCAGGGCCCGGCGGAGAAGGCGCCGCGCGGCGCGCGTAAAAGCGTCGACGGTCGTCGCACGTCACCGCTGCCACTGATCGAGATCGCCCGCACCAAGACGCGCGACGAGGCGATGGCTGCCTTGGATGTCTGGCGACAGCGGCACGCTACAGCGGCGAAACAGCTGGCGCCGGAGGACGTTCTGCTCGACGGCATGCGCGGTCCGAGTTCGATCTGGTACCGGGTCCGGATCAACCTGCAGCACGTCGAAGAGGCGCAGCGCCCACCCCAGGAGGAGTTGATCTCCGACTACAGCCCCTGGAACAACCGTCCGAGCTAG
- a CDS encoding Rieske 2Fe-2S domain-containing protein — translation MSDCAIRELDHGTPKTRYARGWHCLGLAETFRDGKPHGINAFGTRLVAFADSSGDVHVLDAYCRHMGADLSRGTIKGDTLACPFHDWRWQGSTGRCAQVPYAKRPPRIARTRRWPTCEVNGQLLMWHDPEGSTPPPELTPPQIEGMDAGRWSPWQWDSVLIDGANCREIIDNVVDMAHFFYIHHSYPTYFKNVIEGPHASQYMESKVRPDSPGADKLWEGTYLRSEATYFGPAYMINWLHNDLAPDFTAEIALINCHYPVTQDSFMLQWGVAVQQMPNLPAEKATKLAAAMSRSFGAGFLEDVEIWRHKAPVENPLLTEEDGPVYQLRRWYEQFYVDAAAVTPDMTDRFEVEIDTTHAFGHWEAEVAANLAANVVVP, via the coding sequence ATGAGCGACTGCGCGATCCGCGAGTTGGACCACGGCACGCCGAAGACCCGGTATGCCCGGGGTTGGCACTGCCTGGGGCTGGCCGAAACCTTCCGGGACGGTAAGCCGCACGGCATCAACGCCTTTGGCACCCGGCTCGTGGCATTCGCCGACTCCAGCGGCGACGTGCATGTGCTGGACGCCTACTGCCGGCACATGGGCGCCGACCTGTCCCGAGGCACCATCAAGGGCGACACCCTGGCGTGTCCGTTCCACGACTGGCGGTGGCAGGGCTCAACCGGTCGGTGCGCGCAGGTGCCCTACGCCAAGCGGCCGCCACGGATAGCGCGCACCCGACGCTGGCCCACCTGCGAGGTCAACGGCCAACTGCTGATGTGGCACGACCCGGAGGGTTCGACGCCGCCGCCGGAGCTGACCCCGCCGCAGATCGAAGGCATGGATGCCGGCAGGTGGTCACCGTGGCAATGGGATTCGGTCCTGATCGACGGCGCCAACTGCCGAGAGATCATCGACAACGTCGTCGACATGGCGCACTTCTTCTACATCCACCACTCATATCCGACCTACTTCAAAAACGTGATCGAGGGTCCTCACGCCAGCCAGTACATGGAGAGCAAGGTCCGGCCGGACTCTCCGGGGGCCGACAAACTGTGGGAGGGCACCTACCTGCGCTCCGAGGCGACCTACTTCGGGCCGGCTTACATGATCAACTGGCTGCACAACGACCTCGCGCCGGACTTCACCGCCGAGATCGCGCTGATCAACTGCCACTACCCGGTCACGCAGGACTCCTTCATGCTGCAGTGGGGTGTCGCCGTCCAGCAGATGCCGAACCTACCGGCGGAGAAGGCCACCAAACTCGCCGCGGCGATGAGCCGCTCGTTCGGGGCGGGATTCCTGGAGGACGTCGAGATCTGGCGGCACAAGGCGCCCGTGGAGAACCCGCTGCTCACCGAAGAGGACGGCCCGGTGTACCAGCTGCGCCGGTGGTACGAGCAGTTCTACGTCGACGCCGCGGCCGTCACCCCGGACATGACCGACCGGTTCGAAGTGGAGATCGACACCACCCACGCGTTCGGTCACTGGGAGGCCGAAGTCGCCGCGAACCTGGCCGCCAATGTCGTGGTTCCCTGA
- a CDS encoding CocE/NonD family hydrolase — translation MSVANSTLDKPWKRPGRAAYARRRLAGALRPPVTVYPMPPNVTKQADVPVRMRDGVTLRLNLFLPADVEGPFPVIMSAHPYGKDGVAKRKRGRWSLNPQFRVMNQTAPLRISDQTSWEAPDPAWWAQRGYAVINLDTRGGGRSGGRGNLFSDQEADDIAQVIAWAAAQPWSTGRIGMLGVSYLALSQYKVAALNPPALKAICPWEGFTDAYRDFFTPGGVVENGFARIWLALSGRVARLESNLAAERRKHPLRDAWWEAITPNLSKITVPILECTSFSDANLHSVGSMRAFQRVSSPDRHAYTHRGPKWATFYSEDALRHQLAFFDRHLRERDVPRLPRIRLEIRDRLDHVTEVRDEQEWPLARTHWRQLHLSGGGLLTEVGAAEGSVTFDLKRNAAVFDYRFERDTELSGPMTLALHIATTGAKDPRIFVGIEKWSRGAPTPFEGSYGYGRDRVAQGRLRLALRELEPVLSKPHQPEHTFATLQPVHDDEVMEVLIPLSSSATLFHAGDTLRLMIAGRYLEPRSPFFGHFPTHYEPSGSGKATISWAPGRPSVLEIPAIPAL, via the coding sequence GTGTCCGTGGCCAACAGCACGCTGGACAAACCCTGGAAACGCCCGGGGCGGGCCGCGTACGCCCGCCGTCGGTTGGCGGGAGCGCTCCGTCCGCCGGTGACCGTGTATCCGATGCCGCCGAATGTCACGAAGCAGGCAGACGTGCCGGTGCGGATGCGCGACGGGGTCACGCTGCGCTTGAACCTGTTTCTGCCTGCCGACGTCGAAGGCCCGTTCCCGGTGATCATGTCGGCGCACCCGTACGGCAAAGATGGGGTCGCGAAGCGCAAGCGAGGGCGATGGTCGCTGAACCCGCAGTTCCGAGTCATGAATCAGACAGCGCCACTACGGATCTCAGATCAGACCAGCTGGGAGGCGCCCGATCCCGCCTGGTGGGCACAGCGCGGTTATGCGGTCATCAACCTGGACACCCGCGGCGGCGGCCGCTCAGGAGGACGCGGCAACCTCTTCTCCGATCAGGAAGCCGACGACATCGCCCAGGTCATCGCATGGGCGGCCGCGCAGCCGTGGTCCACGGGACGGATCGGAATGCTCGGCGTGTCTTACCTCGCACTGTCGCAATACAAGGTCGCCGCCCTCAACCCGCCTGCTTTGAAAGCGATTTGCCCTTGGGAGGGGTTCACCGACGCCTACCGCGACTTCTTCACGCCCGGGGGCGTCGTGGAGAACGGCTTCGCCCGCATCTGGCTGGCGCTCTCCGGCCGGGTAGCCCGTCTGGAGAGCAATCTCGCGGCCGAACGCCGCAAGCACCCGCTACGGGATGCCTGGTGGGAAGCGATCACCCCCAACCTGTCGAAGATCACCGTCCCGATACTCGAATGCACCAGCTTCTCCGACGCCAACCTGCACAGCGTGGGGTCAATGCGTGCCTTCCAGCGTGTCAGTTCGCCAGACCGGCACGCCTACACACACCGTGGGCCCAAATGGGCCACCTTCTATTCGGAGGACGCCCTGCGCCATCAGCTGGCCTTCTTCGATCGGCATCTACGCGAGCGCGACGTCCCCCGACTACCCCGCATTCGACTCGAGATCCGCGATCGGCTCGACCACGTCACCGAGGTACGAGACGAACAGGAATGGCCCCTGGCGCGCACCCACTGGCGCCAACTCCATCTCTCCGGCGGCGGTCTGCTGACCGAGGTCGGCGCAGCCGAGGGCAGCGTCACATTCGACCTGAAACGCAATGCCGCCGTGTTCGACTATCGCTTTGAGCGGGATACCGAGCTGAGCGGTCCGATGACGCTTGCGCTGCACATCGCAACGACCGGCGCGAAAGATCCACGGATCTTCGTCGGGATCGAGAAGTGGTCACGCGGTGCACCCACTCCGTTCGAGGGGTCCTACGGTTACGGCCGCGACCGCGTCGCACAGGGCCGGTTGCGCCTCGCTCTGCGCGAACTCGAACCCGTGCTGAGCAAACCGCACCAGCCCGAGCACACCTTCGCAACGCTGCAGCCGGTCCACGACGACGAGGTGATGGAAGTGCTGATTCCCCTGAGCTCTTCCGCCACGCTCTTCCACGCCGGCGACACGCTGCGCCTCATGATCGCCGGCCGCTACCTAGAGCCCCGAAGCCCCTTCTTCGGCCACTTCCCCACCCACTACGAACCCAGCGGATCAGGAAAGGCAACCATCAGCTGGGCACCGGGCCGACCTTCCGTCCTCGAAATCCCCGCCATACCAGCGCTGTGA
- a CDS encoding TetR/AcrR family transcriptional regulator has protein sequence MTAEKTQASFQSRQKKVGEALRRDTRNRLLQAAEAEFPAHGYCGTTVTKLAAAAGVSVQTLYLAWGSKRELLRGYMERLLAGPADSPEDADRFEGMAPHERLAELADLVAEIADRAAVGWRLYRDAAAVDTEIAEDWSELQLLRHRRFMRVISDIPVDALAEGLTHKTAADTAWAIASPESYDLLVNRRGYSLADFRDWMKRTLNAAILRSHPAAP, from the coding sequence ATGACTGCGGAGAAAACTCAGGCGAGTTTCCAGAGTCGCCAGAAGAAGGTCGGCGAGGCCCTGCGACGCGACACCCGCAACAGGCTCCTGCAAGCTGCGGAGGCTGAATTCCCCGCCCACGGCTACTGCGGCACTACCGTCACCAAGCTCGCCGCCGCGGCGGGGGTGTCCGTCCAGACCCTCTACCTCGCCTGGGGAAGCAAACGCGAACTGCTACGGGGGTACATGGAACGCCTCCTCGCCGGGCCGGCCGACTCACCCGAGGACGCGGATCGGTTCGAGGGGATGGCGCCGCATGAACGTCTGGCCGAACTGGCGGACCTCGTCGCGGAGATCGCCGACCGTGCCGCTGTCGGGTGGCGGCTCTACCGCGACGCCGCCGCCGTCGACACCGAGATTGCCGAGGACTGGAGCGAACTTCAACTCCTACGCCACCGGCGGTTCATGCGGGTGATCAGCGACATTCCGGTCGACGCGCTCGCCGAGGGCCTCACGCACAAGACCGCCGCCGACACCGCCTGGGCAATCGCGAGCCCCGAAAGCTACGACCTTCTGGTGAACCGCCGGGGCTACTCACTCGCCGATTTCCGGGACTGGATGAAGCGGACGCTCAACGCCGCGATCCTGCGTTCGCACCCGGCCGCGCCGTAG